Proteins from a genomic interval of Nocardioides jishulii:
- a CDS encoding F0F1 ATP synthase subunit gamma: MAVSLREYRARIKSTESMKKITRAMELIAASRIIKAQQRAQAAAPYARELTRAVSAVATFSNVDHPLTTEPTDSNRAAVLVVTSDRGLAGAYSTNALKEAERLIEKLKEEGKQVDLYVTGRKAEAYFKFRDRAVVRSWTGFSDQPTYDVAAEIGETLIDAFLADDETGVDEVHVVFTRFRSMLSQEPQAVRLLPLEVVEGTEAPAEGELLPLYEFEPSPSEVLDALLPKYVQSRIFFALLQAAASELAARQKAMKSATDNADELIKKYKRIANQARQAGITQEISEIVGGVNALADANAGSE; this comes from the coding sequence ATGGCCGTATCGCTGCGTGAGTACCGCGCGCGGATCAAGTCGACGGAGTCGATGAAGAAGATCACGCGCGCCATGGAGCTCATTGCTGCGTCTCGCATCATCAAGGCGCAGCAGCGGGCACAGGCGGCAGCGCCGTACGCCCGTGAGCTGACGCGAGCGGTGTCGGCGGTGGCCACGTTCTCCAACGTGGACCACCCGCTGACCACCGAGCCCACGGACTCCAACCGTGCCGCGGTCCTGGTCGTGACCAGCGACCGTGGCCTGGCGGGTGCCTACTCCACCAACGCTCTCAAGGAGGCCGAGCGCCTCATCGAGAAGCTCAAGGAGGAGGGCAAGCAGGTCGACCTCTACGTCACCGGACGCAAGGCGGAGGCCTACTTCAAGTTCCGTGATCGCGCCGTGGTCAGGTCGTGGACCGGCTTCTCCGACCAGCCCACGTACGACGTGGCCGCTGAGATCGGTGAGACGCTGATCGACGCCTTCCTGGCTGATGACGAGACGGGTGTCGACGAGGTGCACGTGGTCTTCACGCGCTTCCGCTCGATGCTGTCGCAGGAGCCGCAGGCCGTGCGCCTGCTGCCCCTTGAGGTCGTGGAGGGCACCGAGGCTCCGGCCGAGGGCGAGCTCCTCCCGCTCTACGAGTTCGAGCCCTCGCCCAGCGAGGTCCTCGACGCACTGCTTCCGAAGTACGTCCAGAGCCGCATCTTCTTCGCCCTGCTGCAGGCAGCCGCTTCCGAGCTCGCTGCCCGCCAGAAGGCGATGAAGTCCGCGACGGACAACGCGGACGAGCTCATCAAGAAGTACAAGCGAATCGCCAACCAGGCTCGCCAGGCTGGCATTACCCAGGAAATCAGCGAGATCGTCGGTGGCGTCAATGCCCTTGCCGACGCGAACGCCGGGAGTGAGTGA
- the atpA gene encoding F0F1 ATP synthase subunit alpha: MTELSIRPEEIRDALQRFVSDYKPETASREEVGTVAEAADGIARVTGLPSAMANELLEFEDGTLGIALNLDTREIGVVVLGDFDKIEEGQVVRRTGEILSVPVGEGYLGRVVDPLGTPIDGLGEIATDGRRPLELQAPTVMQRKSVHEPLATGIKAIDAMTPIGRGQRQLIIGDRATGKTTIAIDTIINQKQNWESGDPAKQVRCIYVAIGQKGSTIASVRGALAEAGALEYTTIVASPASDSAGFKYLAPYTGSAIGQHWMYDGKHVLIVFDDLTKQAEAYRSVSLLLRRPPGREAYPGDVFYLHSRLLERCAKLSDDMGAGSMTGLPIIETKANDVSAFIPTNVISITDGQIFLQSDLFAANQRPAIDVGVSVSRVGGAAMTKAVKAVTGSLKVDLAQFRAMEAFAMFASDLDAASRQQLDRGQKLMALLKQPQYSPYPVEEMTVSLWTGTTGRLDAVPTDDVLRFEAEFLDFLRRSHAGILSAIRDSQKFEDATEADLVKAYDSFLDQFETSDGHSIKAGREDHVALEDEDVEQEQIVKQKRG; the protein is encoded by the coding sequence ATGACGGAGCTTTCGATCCGTCCGGAGGAGATCCGGGACGCGTTGCAGCGCTTCGTGTCGGACTACAAGCCCGAGACTGCCAGCCGCGAAGAGGTCGGCACCGTTGCCGAGGCCGCGGACGGCATCGCCCGTGTCACCGGACTCCCGTCCGCCATGGCTAACGAGCTGCTCGAGTTCGAGGACGGCACGCTGGGCATCGCCCTGAACCTCGACACCCGCGAGATCGGTGTCGTCGTCCTGGGTGACTTCGACAAGATCGAAGAGGGCCAGGTCGTGCGCCGCACCGGCGAGATCCTCTCGGTCCCCGTGGGCGAGGGCTACCTCGGTCGCGTGGTCGACCCGCTGGGCACCCCGATCGACGGTCTCGGCGAGATCGCCACCGACGGCCGCCGCCCGCTGGAGCTCCAGGCTCCCACCGTGATGCAGCGCAAGTCGGTGCACGAGCCGCTGGCCACCGGCATCAAGGCCATCGACGCCATGACGCCGATCGGCCGGGGTCAGCGTCAGCTGATCATCGGTGACCGTGCGACCGGCAAGACCACCATCGCCATCGACACGATCATCAACCAGAAGCAGAACTGGGAGTCGGGCGACCCGGCCAAGCAGGTCCGCTGCATCTACGTCGCCATCGGCCAGAAGGGCTCGACCATCGCCTCCGTGCGTGGCGCCCTCGCCGAGGCCGGCGCCCTGGAGTACACCACCATCGTCGCCTCCCCGGCGTCCGACTCGGCTGGCTTCAAGTACCTGGCGCCCTACACCGGTTCGGCCATCGGCCAGCACTGGATGTACGACGGCAAGCACGTCCTCATCGTGTTCGACGACCTGACCAAGCAGGCCGAAGCGTACCGCTCCGTGTCGCTGCTGCTGCGCCGCCCGCCGGGCCGCGAGGCCTACCCGGGTGACGTCTTCTACCTGCACTCCCGCCTGCTCGAGCGTTGCGCGAAGCTCTCCGACGACATGGGTGCTGGCTCGATGACGGGTCTCCCGATCATCGAGACCAAGGCCAACGACGTCTCGGCGTTCATCCCGACCAACGTCATCTCGATCACCGACGGACAGATCTTCCTGCAGTCCGACCTGTTCGCCGCCAACCAGCGCCCCGCCATCGACGTGGGTGTCTCGGTGTCGCGTGTCGGTGGTGCCGCGATGACGAAGGCCGTCAAGGCCGTCACCGGTTCGCTCAAGGTCGACCTGGCGCAGTTCCGCGCCATGGAGGCGTTCGCGATGTTCGCCTCGGACCTCGACGCCGCGTCGCGTCAGCAGCTCGACCGTGGCCAGAAGCTGATGGCCCTGCTCAAGCAGCCGCAGTACTCGCCCTACCCGGTCGAGGAGATGACCGTCTCGCTGTGGACCGGTACCACCGGCCGCCTGGACGCCGTCCCCACCGACGACGTGCTGCGCTTCGAGGCCGAGTTCCTCGACTTCCTGCGTCGCTCGCACGCCGGCATCCTCTCCGCCATCCGCGACTCGCAGAAGTTCGAGGACGCCACCGAGGCTGACCTGGTGAAGGCGTACGACTCCTTCCTCGACCAGTTCGAGACCTCGGACGGTCACTCGATCAAGGCTGGCCGTGAGGACCACGTCGCCCTCGAGGACGAGGACGTCGAGCAGGAGCAGATCGTCAAGCAGAAGCGGGGCTGA
- a CDS encoding F0F1 ATP synthase subunit delta — protein sequence MNFRGASAEAFDALTRAIDGTLDQADDAAQVGADLFSVAEVLRDEPALRRIATDVSVDAAAKAGLVKELFTGKVSAPVVALLGDAVVRRWTLPRDLPRALEELGVVATVKSSGDDATRLSAELFTVGQVFQANPDLRSALSDPARSTKDKRELVHGLLAGKTLPATIALVDQALTGTHRTVSVALDSYQQTAAAANGRTVATVTVAKPLSDADLDRITAALGREYDREIQANVVIDPAVIGGVKVEIGHEVIDGTVANRLDGVRRKLAV from the coding sequence ATGAACTTCCGTGGTGCTTCTGCCGAGGCGTTCGACGCTCTGACCCGTGCCATCGACGGCACGCTGGATCAGGCCGACGACGCTGCACAGGTCGGTGCTGACCTGTTCTCGGTGGCTGAGGTGCTTCGCGACGAGCCGGCCCTTCGCCGAATCGCGACCGACGTGTCGGTCGACGCGGCGGCGAAGGCCGGCCTTGTCAAGGAGCTCTTCACCGGCAAGGTGTCGGCGCCCGTCGTCGCTTTGCTCGGTGACGCCGTGGTCCGCCGTTGGACCCTCCCGCGCGACCTCCCTCGGGCCCTCGAGGAGCTGGGGGTGGTCGCCACGGTCAAGTCCTCCGGTGACGACGCCACGCGTCTCTCCGCCGAGCTGTTCACCGTGGGTCAGGTCTTCCAGGCCAACCCGGACCTTCGTTCGGCGTTGTCCGACCCGGCCCGCTCCACCAAGGACAAGCGCGAGCTCGTCCACGGTCTGCTCGCCGGCAAGACCCTGCCCGCCACCATCGCCCTGGTCGACCAGGCCCTGACCGGTACGCACCGTACGGTCTCGGTCGCGCTCGACAGCTACCAGCAGACCGCCGCTGCGGCGAACGGCAGGACCGTCGCGACGGTCACCGTCGCCAAGCCTCTCTCGGACGCCGACCTGGACCGCATCACTGCGGCCCTGGGACGCGAGTACGACCGTGAGATCCAGGCCAACGTCGTGATCGACCCCGCCGTCATCGGCGGCGTCAAGGTCGAGATCGGCCACGAGGTCATCGACGGCACCGTCGCGAACCGCCTCGACGGCGTACGCCGCAAGCTGGCCGTCTGA
- a CDS encoding F0F1 ATP synthase subunit B encodes MQTEVIRAAGDEGLNPLIPHPIEILLAALFFTILVILVKKFIVPAFEQTYAERTAAIEGGLAAAETKQAEADAKLAELDRQLSEARHEAARIREEAREQGAAIVVEMREQATAEANRILETGKAQIEAERQQAITSLRAEVGGLAAGLAGSIVGESLDDDARSSRVVERFLAELEGAN; translated from the coding sequence ATGCAGACTGAGGTCATCCGGGCCGCGGGCGACGAGGGACTCAACCCCCTCATCCCGCACCCGATCGAGATCCTCCTCGCGGCGCTCTTCTTCACGATCCTCGTGATCCTGGTGAAGAAGTTCATCGTGCCTGCCTTCGAGCAGACGTACGCTGAGCGCACGGCTGCCATCGAAGGTGGTCTGGCCGCTGCGGAGACGAAGCAGGCCGAGGCCGACGCCAAGCTCGCCGAGCTCGACCGCCAGCTCTCCGAGGCCCGTCACGAGGCTGCTCGCATCCGCGAGGAAGCGCGTGAGCAGGGTGCCGCGATCGTCGTCGAGATGCGCGAGCAGGCCACCGCGGAGGCCAACCGCATCCTGGAGACCGGCAAGGCCCAGATCGAGGCGGAGCGCCAGCAGGCGATCACCTCGCTCCGTGCCGAGGTCGGTGGCCTGGCCGCCGGTCTGGCCGGTTCCATCGTCGGCGAGAGCCTCGACGACGACGCTCGTTCGAGCCGTGTCGTCGAGCGTTTCCTGGCCGAGCTGGAAGGCGCCAACTGA
- a CDS encoding F0F1 ATP synthase subunit C codes for MLGYGVATIGPGLAVGLIFAAYINGVARQPESQGRLQPIAILGFALAEALAIIGIALAFVLGA; via the coding sequence ATGCTCGGTTACGGTGTCGCGACGATCGGCCCCGGCCTCGCCGTCGGCCTGATCTTCGCGGCCTACATCAACGGTGTGGCTCGCCAGCCGGAGTCGCAGGGTCGCCTCCAGCCCATCGCGATCCTGGGCTTCGCCCTCGCCGAGGCGCTCGCCATCATCGGCATCGCCCTGGCCTTCGTGCTCGGCGCCTGA
- the atpB gene encoding F0F1 ATP synthase subunit A codes for MSAIAMTAIPTEGFTPPGPGDFNLPPVGYTQETAPTFEFLGQTMYLGVTKPMIQLALSVVLIFAFFYYASRKRAMVPGKLQYMGEAGYGMVRNSLARDNIGSHDFMRFVPFLVSMFFFILVNNYFGLIPMVQLPSTSRSGVAYALAIIAWAVYNWVGITKHGFIGYLKHQTVPAGVHGPVLALLIPLEFFSNIVVRPVTLALRLFANMFAGHILLLLFALGGEYLIAEMGGVYIGAGLVSFVMFMLICVLEMLVMFLQAYVFVLLTAMYIAGAIADEH; via the coding sequence GTGAGTGCGATCGCGATGACCGCGATTCCGACCGAGGGGTTCACCCCTCCTGGTCCGGGCGACTTCAACCTCCCCCCGGTCGGCTACACCCAGGAGACCGCCCCGACGTTCGAGTTCCTCGGGCAGACGATGTACCTGGGCGTGACGAAGCCGATGATTCAGCTGGCCCTCTCGGTCGTCCTGATCTTCGCCTTCTTCTACTACGCCTCGCGCAAGCGAGCCATGGTCCCCGGGAAGCTGCAGTACATGGGTGAGGCCGGCTACGGCATGGTGCGTAACAGCCTGGCCCGGGACAACATCGGCAGCCACGACTTCATGCGGTTCGTGCCGTTCCTGGTCTCGATGTTCTTCTTCATCCTGGTCAACAACTACTTCGGGCTGATCCCCATGGTCCAGCTGCCGTCGACGTCACGCTCCGGCGTGGCGTACGCCCTCGCGATCATCGCCTGGGCCGTCTACAACTGGGTCGGCATCACCAAGCACGGCTTCATCGGCTACCTGAAGCACCAGACCGTGCCGGCAGGCGTGCACGGCCCCGTCCTGGCCCTGCTGATCCCGCTGGAGTTCTTCTCCAACATCGTGGTCCGTCCGGTCACGCTGGCGCTGCGTCTCTTCGCCAACATGTTCGCGGGTCACATCCTGCTGCTGCTCTTCGCGCTCGGTGGCGAGTACCTCATCGCCGAGATGGGTGGCGTCTACATCGGCGCCGGCCTCGTCTCCTTCGTGATGTTCATGCTGATCTGCGTCCTCGAGATGCTGGTCATGTTCCTGCAGGCCTACGTCTTCGTCCTGCTGACCGCCATGTACATCGCCGGCGCCATCGCCGACGAGCACTGA
- a CDS encoding AtpZ/AtpI family protein — translation MAKKNSPHGRAEEPPSDKPRQDPWSAFGYLVSGVAVYGLAGWGLDQWWGTNFMVAIGIVAGAGLGIYMTHKAFSVTPPPSDENSDENKT, via the coding sequence ATGGCCAAGAAGAACTCACCCCACGGTCGCGCCGAGGAACCCCCGTCCGACAAGCCGCGCCAGGACCCCTGGAGCGCGTTCGGATACCTGGTCTCCGGCGTGGCGGTCTACGGACTGGCGGGATGGGGCCTCGACCAGTGGTGGGGCACCAACTTCATGGTGGCCATCGGCATCGTCGCGGGAGCGGGGCTGGGCATCTACATGACCCACAAGGCGTTCAGTGTGACGCCACCGCCGAGCGACGAGAACAGCGACGAGAACAAGACCTGA
- a CDS encoding MraY family glycosyltransferase: protein MREFLLVFLVAAATTYLLTVIARELAIRTGAVAAVRDRDVHAEPIPYLGGVAMLGGLVAAYVVAQHLPFLSQSDPFVFRDAGSVLIAGALICAVGVLDDIFDINALTKLGGQVLAAGLLVVFEVKFYFFPGGADSQFILTNEEGALLTVLLVVTTVNAVNMVDGLDGLASGVVGIGAAAFFLFCYQLSDFNGVTLATTGALLSAALAGACAGFLPHNFHPARLFMGDSGSMLIGLVMSASALTLTGQFDGSEISFGAEGSSPGWAVLLPLLLPVSLLIVPMTDLLLAVVRRTRAGRSPFAPDKEHLHHRLLEIGHSQRRAVFIMWLWAALISFGAVLVSLYSGVVIAVVMVLATALVIALTFLLPRMPTPHLMGAPLPGEPEDSDAAPTL, encoded by the coding sequence ATGCGTGAGTTCCTCCTGGTCTTCCTCGTCGCGGCGGCCACCACCTACCTGCTGACCGTCATCGCGCGGGAGCTGGCGATCCGCACCGGTGCGGTGGCGGCGGTGCGCGACCGCGACGTCCACGCCGAACCGATCCCCTACCTGGGTGGCGTGGCCATGCTCGGGGGCCTCGTCGCGGCGTACGTCGTGGCGCAGCACCTGCCGTTCCTCTCGCAGAGCGATCCCTTCGTCTTCCGTGACGCCGGCTCCGTGCTCATCGCCGGGGCGCTCATCTGCGCGGTCGGGGTGCTCGACGACATCTTCGACATCAACGCGTTGACGAAGCTCGGGGGACAGGTGCTCGCGGCCGGTCTCCTGGTCGTCTTCGAGGTGAAGTTCTACTTCTTCCCCGGCGGAGCGGACTCGCAGTTCATCCTGACCAACGAGGAGGGCGCCCTGCTGACCGTCCTGCTGGTGGTGACGACCGTCAACGCGGTCAACATGGTCGACGGACTGGACGGGCTCGCCTCCGGGGTCGTCGGCATCGGAGCCGCGGCCTTCTTCCTCTTCTGCTACCAGCTCTCCGACTTCAACGGCGTCACGCTGGCGACGACCGGCGCCCTGCTCAGTGCCGCGCTCGCGGGTGCCTGCGCCGGGTTCCTGCCGCACAACTTCCATCCGGCCAGGCTCTTCATGGGTGACTCGGGGTCGATGCTGATCGGCCTCGTCATGTCGGCCAGCGCCCTGACCCTCACCGGACAGTTCGACGGCTCCGAGATCAGCTTCGGCGCCGAGGGCAGCAGTCCGGGGTGGGCGGTCCTGCTGCCGCTCCTGCTCCCCGTCTCGCTGCTCATCGTCCCGATGACCGACCTGCTGCTCGCCGTCGTACGACGCACGCGTGCCGGTCGCTCGCCCTTCGCCCCCGACAAGGAACACCTGCACCACCGGCTCCTGGAGATCGGGCACTCCCAGCGGCGTGCCGTCTTCATCATGTGGTTGTGGGCCGCGCTGATCAGCTTCGGTGCCGTCCTGGTGAGCCTCTACAGCGGCGTGGTGATCGCAGTCGTCATGGTCCTCGCCACGGCGTTGGTGATCGCCCTCACCTTCCTGCTCCCACGCATGCCCACGCCCCACCTCATGGGTGCGCCCCTGCCGGGGGAGCCCGAGGATTCCGACGCCGCACCGACTTTGTGA
- a CDS encoding L-threonylcarbamoyladenylate synthase, with protein sequence MSTMRLSTTTETERDAAVEAASLAVNRGELVVIPTDTVYGLAADAFEPQAVQALLAAKGRGRDMPPPVLVSSAVTLDALATDLPEWGRALVAEFWPGPLTIVCHQQSSLKWDLGETRGTVAVRMPDHEVALAVLERTGPLAVSSANTTGDAAALNVDEAVEMLGDSVAVFVDAGLAPGMVPSTIVDLTGDECRVLRMGAVSQEQLRAVLEPLGVALTGEGVFDDAESAADAGPVADAGPVADAGEAEGDGQA encoded by the coding sequence ATGAGCACCATGCGACTGAGCACCACCACCGAGACCGAGCGTGATGCCGCCGTCGAGGCAGCGAGCCTGGCCGTGAATCGCGGCGAGCTCGTCGTCATCCCGACTGACACCGTCTACGGCCTGGCGGCCGACGCCTTCGAGCCCCAGGCCGTGCAGGCGTTGCTCGCCGCCAAGGGACGTGGCCGCGACATGCCGCCGCCCGTCCTGGTCAGCAGCGCGGTCACCCTCGACGCGCTGGCGACCGACCTCCCTGAGTGGGGACGGGCCCTCGTGGCCGAGTTCTGGCCCGGGCCGCTGACGATCGTGTGCCACCAGCAGTCCTCCCTGAAGTGGGACCTGGGGGAGACCCGCGGAACGGTCGCGGTCCGCATGCCCGACCACGAGGTCGCCCTCGCGGTGCTCGAGCGGACCGGCCCGCTGGCCGTCAGCTCCGCGAACACCACCGGTGACGCTGCGGCGCTCAACGTCGACGAGGCCGTGGAGATGCTCGGTGACAGCGTCGCCGTCTTCGTCGACGCCGGACTCGCCCCTGGCATGGTGCCCTCCACGATCGTCGACCTCACCGGCGACGAGTGCCGCGTCCTGCGGATGGGTGCCGTCTCGCAGGAGCAGCTGCGCGCCGTGCTCGAGCCGCTCGGGGTGGCGCTGACGGGCGAGGGCGTCTTCGACGACGCCGAGTCGGCCGCTGACGCTGGACCCGTTGCTGACGCTGGACCTGTTGCTGACGCTGGAGAGGCCGAGGGCGACGGTCAGGCCTGA
- the prmC gene encoding peptide chain release factor N(5)-glutamine methyltransferase, protein MSLQTRRRAWAARLDDAGVASPEADVSLLVSHVLGVGLGRLDLVDDVSEADAAAIEALVERRAQRIPLQHLTGRAWFRHVELAVGPGVFVPRPETELLAGWAIESCAGIEEPVVVDLCTGSGAIAKAVADEVPGARVHAVEMDPHAHAWAERNLAGTGVDLRRGDMAHAFDDLAGTVDVLVCNPPYIPLEAWESVAVEARDHDPHLALFSGEDGLEAMRVLEERGARLLRTGGVLGAEHADVQGESAPGVFVATGRWSDVRDHKDLAGRARFLTARLAR, encoded by the coding sequence GTGTCCCTGCAGACACGTCGTCGCGCCTGGGCGGCGCGGCTGGACGACGCCGGCGTCGCCTCTCCGGAGGCCGACGTGAGCCTCTTGGTCTCCCACGTCCTGGGGGTCGGACTGGGCCGCCTCGACCTGGTCGACGACGTCAGCGAGGCAGACGCCGCGGCGATCGAGGCCCTGGTGGAGCGCAGGGCGCAGCGGATCCCGTTGCAGCACCTGACGGGCCGCGCGTGGTTCCGCCACGTCGAGCTGGCCGTCGGTCCCGGCGTCTTCGTCCCCCGGCCCGAGACCGAGCTCCTCGCCGGCTGGGCCATCGAGTCCTGCGCGGGAATCGAGGAGCCCGTCGTGGTCGACCTGTGCACCGGGTCAGGAGCGATCGCCAAGGCCGTCGCAGACGAGGTCCCGGGCGCGCGGGTGCACGCCGTCGAGATGGACCCCCACGCCCACGCCTGGGCGGAGCGCAACCTGGCCGGCACCGGCGTCGACCTCCGACGCGGTGACATGGCGCACGCGTTCGACGACCTGGCCGGGACGGTCGACGTCCTGGTGTGCAACCCGCCCTACATCCCGCTGGAGGCGTGGGAGTCGGTCGCCGTGGAGGCACGCGACCACGACCCGCACCTGGCTCTCTTCTCCGGGGAGGACGGGCTCGAGGCAATGCGCGTCCTGGAGGAGCGCGGCGCGCGCCTGCTGCGCACCGGCGGGGTCCTCGGGGCCGAGCACGCCGACGTGCAGGGGGAGAGCGCTCCGGGCGTGTTCGTCGCCACCGGACGGTGGAGCGACGTGCGGGACCACAAAGATTTGGCTGGTCGCGCGCGCTTCCTGACGGCGAGGCTGGCACGATGA
- the prfA gene encoding peptide chain release factor 1 gives MFEAVEGMVAEHADLEQRLAAPETHADQRLAKQLNQRYAELSAVIVAWREWTGLQDDLTAARELASDDPDFAEEAEALAARIPVAEERLRHLLVPRDPADRKDALLEIKSGEGGEESALFAADLLRMYTRYAERAGWSVEILDSNVSDLGGFKSVTVAVKARGTVEPGGAPYALLKFEGGVHRVQRVPVTESQGRVHTSAAGVLVMPEAEQVDVSVDDNDLRIDVFRSSGPGGQSVNTTDSAVRITHLPTGIVVSCQNEKSQLQNKEQAMRILRARLLTAAQDAADAEASEARRSQVRTVDRSERIRTYNYPENRISDHRTGYKSYNLDQVLDGDLGPVIDSCVAADLEARLAELED, from the coding sequence TTGTTCGAGGCCGTCGAAGGCATGGTCGCCGAGCACGCCGATCTCGAGCAGCGTCTGGCCGCCCCGGAGACGCACGCCGACCAGCGGCTCGCCAAGCAGCTCAACCAGCGCTACGCCGAGCTGTCGGCCGTGATCGTCGCGTGGCGCGAGTGGACCGGTCTCCAGGACGACCTGACCGCCGCCCGTGAGCTGGCCTCCGACGACCCCGACTTCGCCGAGGAGGCGGAGGCCCTCGCGGCGCGCATCCCCGTCGCCGAGGAGCGGTTGCGACACCTCCTCGTCCCGCGCGACCCCGCCGACCGCAAGGACGCCCTGCTCGAGATCAAGTCGGGGGAGGGCGGCGAGGAGTCGGCGCTCTTCGCTGCCGACCTCCTGCGCATGTACACCCGCTACGCCGAGCGCGCCGGGTGGTCGGTGGAGATCCTCGACTCCAACGTCTCCGACCTCGGCGGCTTCAAGTCGGTCACCGTCGCCGTGAAGGCGCGCGGCACCGTGGAGCCCGGGGGAGCGCCGTACGCCCTGCTCAAGTTCGAGGGCGGCGTGCACCGCGTGCAGCGGGTCCCCGTGACCGAGTCGCAGGGCCGCGTGCACACCTCCGCAGCCGGCGTCCTGGTGATGCCCGAGGCCGAGCAGGTCGACGTGTCGGTGGACGACAACGACCTGCGCATCGACGTGTTCCGCAGCTCCGGCCCCGGCGGGCAGAGCGTCAACACCACCGACTCAGCTGTCCGGATCACCCATCTCCCCACAGGGATCGTGGTCAGCTGCCAGAACGAGAAGTCGCAGCTCCAGAACAAGGAGCAGGCGATGCGCATCCTGCGGGCCCGGCTGCTCACCGCGGCCCAGGACGCCGCGGACGCCGAGGCCTCCGAGGCGCGCCGATCCCAGGTGCGTACGGTCGACAGGTCGGAGCGGATCCGCACCTACAACTACCCCGAGAACCGGATCTCCGACCACCGCACGGGCTACAAGTCCTACAACCTCGACCAGGTCCTCGACGGCGACCTGGGGCCGGTCATCGACTCCTGCGTCGCAGCCGACCTCGAGGCCCGACTGGCCGAGCTGGAGGACTGA
- the rpmE gene encoding 50S ribosomal protein L31, whose translation MQKNIHPEYVETAVTCTCGASFTTRSTAPSGKLHADVCSNCHPFYTGKQKILDTGGRVARFEARYGKK comes from the coding sequence ATGCAGAAGAACATTCACCCCGAGTACGTGGAGACCGCGGTCACCTGCACCTGCGGCGCCTCGTTCACCACCCGCAGCACGGCGCCGTCCGGCAAGCTCCACGCCGACGTCTGCTCGAACTGCCACCCGTTCTACACCGGCAAGCAGAAGATCCTCGACACCGGCGGCCGCGTGGCCCGCTTCGAGGCCCGGTACGGCAAGAAGTAA
- a CDS encoding response regulator transcription factor, with protein sequence MAHILVADDDVDIRELVEFKLSTLGHEVVAVADGTSAVEEARRRRPDLAVLDVMMPGMSGLEAVRIIREEPGLADLPIILLTARAQESDRETGFDSGADDYITKPFSPRELAARVETLLNR encoded by the coding sequence ATGGCGCACATCCTCGTTGCCGACGACGACGTGGACATCCGCGAACTGGTCGAGTTCAAGCTCTCCACCCTCGGGCACGAGGTCGTGGCGGTGGCCGACGGCACCTCTGCCGTCGAGGAGGCACGCCGGCGTCGTCCGGACCTGGCCGTCCTCGACGTGATGATGCCCGGCATGTCCGGGCTGGAGGCCGTGCGGATCATCCGGGAGGAGCCCGGCCTCGCCGACCTGCCCATCATCCTGCTGACGGCGCGGGCGCAGGAGTCCGACCGTGAGACCGGCTTCGACTCCGGCGCCGACGACTACATCACGAAGCCGTTCAGCCCTCGTGAGCTCGCCGCTCGCGTCGAGACGCTGCTCAACCGCTGA